From one Cupriavidus sp. P-10 genomic stretch:
- a CDS encoding ImcF-related family protein gives MTNLSNDLAALASDAPPSKKPGAIALWGGCLVLTGMGAAAALVTWLERGLFGLASLDARLTVLLWILLITVVAIVLYLIAILLGADKATARLFARETGKTGSPSLKKLKRDARLEELCNELRSLLGWRWRYRMPWLMLCGDETRINEVAPGLKQAGVWRSDTAVLVHASPDGIAASLWLKQLRGLRCRPVDGMVQVVPGNQAVAPDIESLRVLAALQTELGWAAPVTFLHPVELKGIHPEEFAAIGTFPAAANCRTDGSTATGLHEALASLETRSAVLGVQCAIAPKPTRFIASISAYIGAHRAGIVNRWTAWQASAWRRSPLAGVMFAPVFATPAMQIPVPSEDAPDDVVKRATAMLPSERLGLHQATLLPTWRGIAEGAKRHRVRRIGMHPMVVLAVLAVVLAGAWSAGMLVSGLRNAQDISTARQTIQAIHTASNAAACLKALLALQQQIERHEHRVQHHAPLATRFGLNRDREVLATLWKSYTQASRLLLVAPVQQDLEASLVDLSQMRTDSLDEQTSRWALGGHAGLKTYLMLAEPERADSAFLAPQLVQHWSTDARITPGEQQDLGERLLKFYAQHLKANPAWRIEPRSDLVAGARQTLLAAIGERNAEDTVYQGIINAFGDNGSNKYPDLNLVSLTAGTDPRGLLRTAAIVPGVFTRQAYEGYVAPAIEAAAKRTEIASDWVLSDGKAQGAQQTTGRSAEALQAALTEQYFADYADRWQGFMNSVQWEAAPTLPAAIDQLTLMADARQSPVIALMKSLEYQGGAGARKDSLSDTLVAKAQDLLGKKAQGPDTAKPNTAGSLGAAFGPVLRLVGQTGQGASGDLSLQRYFDRVTALRLRLQQVSTSADADEQARQMAQALFQGRTSDLADTHAYAQLIAASLGAEWAGMGDALFVRPIMQATQAIVLPAQASLNAAWQRFIVAEWDRTFAGRYPFADTTNDASLPELAQFLRPQGGMINTFLATQLAGVLELQGNQWVPAAGADGITFDPAFLKTINLLQRIGAHMLVQGEPQYRFELKPVPTPGLTDTVLSIDGQKLHYYNQRETWQRMAWPVNNLQEPGTLLRWQTETAGTSKSFEFGGRFALLRMLASGHIEQIDGATYQIGWPAEPDTRSAPEDGAAPSQPMPRMIRFQMRSEAGPGPLEMLSLVGLKMPSRVFLVGKDEAAVQAPSPVAAKARRGGAR, from the coding sequence ATGACGAATCTGAGCAATGACCTGGCGGCGCTGGCTTCCGATGCCCCGCCCTCAAAAAAGCCTGGTGCCATAGCCCTGTGGGGTGGCTGCCTGGTCCTAACCGGCATGGGCGCGGCAGCGGCCCTCGTGACATGGCTCGAACGGGGTTTGTTTGGGCTAGCCTCGCTCGATGCCAGACTTACTGTCCTGCTGTGGATTCTGCTGATCACCGTTGTCGCCATCGTGCTGTACCTGATCGCCATACTACTTGGCGCCGACAAGGCCACAGCTCGGTTATTTGCACGCGAGACAGGTAAGACCGGATCGCCATCGCTCAAGAAGCTGAAGCGCGACGCCCGCCTGGAGGAATTGTGCAATGAACTGCGGAGCCTGCTGGGCTGGCGTTGGCGCTACCGCATGCCATGGCTGATGCTGTGTGGCGACGAGACCAGGATCAACGAGGTGGCGCCCGGCCTCAAGCAGGCCGGCGTCTGGCGTTCGGACACAGCCGTACTCGTCCACGCCTCGCCCGATGGCATCGCGGCATCCTTATGGCTCAAGCAACTCCGCGGGTTACGTTGCCGCCCGGTCGATGGGATGGTGCAAGTCGTCCCGGGAAACCAGGCGGTGGCACCGGACATAGAATCGCTGCGTGTCCTGGCGGCGCTCCAAACCGAATTGGGCTGGGCCGCGCCGGTGACATTCCTTCATCCCGTCGAATTGAAAGGCATCCACCCGGAGGAGTTTGCCGCTATCGGCACATTCCCGGCAGCGGCCAATTGCCGGACGGACGGCAGCACAGCCACCGGCCTACATGAGGCACTGGCCTCGCTTGAGACGCGCAGCGCCGTGCTCGGGGTGCAGTGCGCGATAGCACCCAAGCCGACGCGCTTCATCGCCAGCATCTCGGCCTATATCGGCGCGCATCGCGCCGGCATCGTGAACCGGTGGACCGCATGGCAGGCATCGGCATGGCGGCGCTCTCCACTGGCCGGCGTCATGTTCGCACCTGTGTTCGCCACGCCTGCGATGCAGATTCCCGTCCCCAGCGAGGATGCCCCCGACGATGTGGTCAAGCGGGCGACAGCGATGCTCCCCTCCGAACGCCTTGGCCTTCATCAAGCCACGCTGCTGCCCACCTGGCGAGGGATTGCCGAAGGCGCCAAGCGCCATCGAGTTCGCCGCATCGGGATGCATCCGATGGTGGTGCTGGCGGTACTCGCTGTTGTGCTCGCCGGCGCGTGGAGTGCCGGCATGCTGGTGTCCGGCCTGCGCAATGCGCAGGACATTAGTACGGCGCGGCAAACCATTCAGGCCATTCACACGGCTTCCAACGCCGCCGCTTGCCTGAAAGCGCTGCTGGCCCTGCAGCAGCAGATCGAGCGCCACGAGCATCGCGTCCAGCATCATGCGCCTCTCGCAACCCGCTTTGGCCTGAACCGTGACCGGGAGGTGCTGGCGACCCTGTGGAAGTCGTACACGCAGGCGAGCCGCCTGCTACTGGTCGCGCCCGTGCAGCAGGACCTGGAAGCATCATTGGTGGATCTCTCGCAAATGCGGACCGACTCGCTGGACGAGCAAACCAGCCGCTGGGCGCTGGGCGGCCATGCAGGGCTGAAGACGTACCTGATGCTGGCCGAGCCCGAGCGGGCCGACTCCGCCTTCCTGGCACCGCAACTGGTGCAGCACTGGTCTACCGACGCGCGGATCACGCCGGGCGAGCAGCAGGATCTTGGCGAACGCTTGCTCAAGTTCTACGCGCAGCACCTGAAAGCCAACCCGGCCTGGCGCATCGAGCCTCGGTCCGACCTGGTGGCCGGCGCGCGCCAGACCCTGCTGGCGGCGATCGGGGAGCGCAACGCCGAGGACACGGTCTACCAGGGCATCATCAACGCCTTCGGCGACAACGGTAGTAACAAGTACCCCGACCTGAACCTGGTGTCGCTCACAGCGGGCACCGATCCCCGCGGGCTGCTACGCACCGCGGCGATCGTGCCTGGCGTCTTCACCCGCCAGGCCTACGAGGGATATGTCGCCCCCGCGATCGAGGCGGCCGCCAAGCGGACTGAGATCGCCAGCGACTGGGTGCTGAGCGATGGCAAGGCGCAGGGCGCTCAACAAACGACGGGCCGCTCGGCCGAAGCCCTGCAGGCGGCTCTGACCGAGCAGTACTTCGCCGACTACGCAGACCGCTGGCAGGGCTTCATGAACAGCGTGCAATGGGAAGCGGCGCCGACGCTGCCCGCCGCGATCGACCAGCTCACGCTGATGGCGGATGCCCGCCAGTCACCCGTCATCGCGCTCATGAAGTCGCTCGAATACCAGGGTGGTGCCGGTGCCCGCAAAGACTCCCTGTCCGACACACTGGTAGCCAAGGCTCAGGACCTGCTGGGCAAGAAGGCGCAGGGACCGGACACCGCCAAGCCGAATACGGCAGGCTCGCTGGGCGCCGCATTCGGGCCGGTGCTGCGCCTGGTGGGGCAGACCGGGCAAGGCGCCAGCGGCGACCTGAGCCTGCAACGCTACTTTGACCGCGTCACGGCGCTGCGGCTGCGCCTGCAGCAGGTCAGCACGAGCGCCGATGCGGATGAGCAGGCCCGCCAGATGGCGCAAGCCCTCTTCCAGGGCAGGACTTCCGATCTCGCCGACACGCACGCCTATGCGCAGTTGATTGCGGCCAGTCTTGGCGCGGAATGGGCCGGCATGGGCGATGCCCTGTTTGTGCGCCCCATCATGCAGGCCACCCAGGCCATCGTGCTGCCCGCGCAGGCCAGCCTGAATGCTGCGTGGCAGCGCTTCATTGTCGCCGAGTGGGACCGGACCTTTGCCGGACGCTATCCGTTCGCCGACACCACCAATGACGCCTCGTTACCCGAACTCGCGCAGTTCCTGCGTCCGCAGGGCGGCATGATCAACACCTTCCTGGCTACCCAGCTCGCGGGAGTACTGGAGTTGCAGGGCAACCAGTGGGTGCCCGCAGCCGGTGCTGACGGCATCACCTTCGACCCCGCGTTCCTCAAGACCATCAATTTGCTTCAACGCATCGGCGCCCACATGCTGGTCCAAGGAGAGCCGCAATACCGCTTCGAACTCAAGCCGGTTCCCACCCCGGGACTTACCGATACGGTGCTCTCCATCGACGGGCAGAAGCTGCATTACTACAACCAGCGCGAGACCTGGCAGCGGATGGCTTGGCCTGTGAACAACCTCCAGGAGCCGGGAACACTTCTGCGATGGCAAACCGAGACGGCGGGGACCAGCAAGAGCTTCGAATTCGGCGGGCGCTTCGCGCTGTTGCGCATGCTGGCAAGCGGCCACATCGAGCAGATCGACGGCGCCACCTACCAGATCGGTTGGCCGGCCGAACCCGACACACGCTCCGCACCTGAAGACGGAGCGGCACCGTCACAGCCCATGCCTCGCATGATTCGGTTCCAGATGCGTAGCGAGGCCGGTCCTGGGCCACTGGAGATGCTGTCCCTGGTGGGGCTGAAGATGCCGTCGCGCGTGTTTCTGGTCGGCAAAGATGAGGCTGCCGTACAAGCGCCGTCGCCTGTTGCAGCGAAGGCCAGACGCGGAGGGGCACGATGA
- a CDS encoding PAAR domain-containing protein — translation MSARSPIRLGDALENGGQVTSASPTMTFMGRPLAREGDAALCARHGPTTLAEGHDGFPDQDGRAVVMHHHRCACGCRLISSLQNVHIA, via the coding sequence ATGAGTGCCCGCTCTCCGATCCGTCTCGGTGACGCACTCGAAAACGGCGGCCAGGTCACCAGCGCCTCACCGACCATGACCTTCATGGGCCGCCCGCTCGCGCGCGAGGGCGATGCCGCGCTCTGCGCCCGTCACGGCCCGACGACGCTTGCAGAAGGTCACGACGGTTTCCCCGATCAGGATGGCAGGGCCGTCGTCATGCACCACCACCGCTGCGCATGCGGCTGCCGATTGATTTCATCACTCCAGAACGTCCATATTGCCTGA
- a CDS encoding glycoside hydrolase family 19 protein, whose protein sequence is MIISPPFLPANGMESSDPARIDPMMDVVDKLELPHHGVYPIAFDRRWHCGAHLQPSLQNEAVRAIADGEVVAYRVSQKALGDGQKKNDGSDALNSNTGFVLLKHTTETGDGRTITFYSLYMHLLDLESTRTNIKPLPANPPAVGSSTVLPKWLCYPSDGVKVPKNLKVYRKDMLGYPGACHGQSHLHFEIFMTEVDFGAWFEQAGHTVQLGNAAPITPASKDYWGHSYFVITGPQAFVSTPHAVGAAAEYFPALQAGTLDAGTKLYVEAYFHKGQRYTRSWLEKVDTITPLTPAPERDAYADYEYKMYARATALYPSCPSDGYEMLRFGRILSKDLTPPAAPPKTWVAVTFDAGKQGYVDISQSAIQKLSDADFPFFMGWQKLDEGNTPFSQDGLCDHDELRKIVDVVEDMEAPAERLRSEWVQEDKLADFISTHAEVRQKLRGFICHAPSEWDASGNEERFKRLNDPDGFFGKRKETDPNGYANFLKFHTQLQFLEKTPLGGGKKFWFFHPLAFLRHFRKCGWLDIREFSQAVPAEGKRTIKFVCDLFANELRDKHNRVLRPANLYPSLPKAMRKYGINNAERAAHWFGQILQETGLFSCMRELGDFEYFKNYYEGRCKEKVERIIGGVLQKLSPLGNCNPGDGARFSGKGMIQLTGGDNYRKYEAYRGGENFTIDPAPETIITNANNACDTGGYYWASKQRYTMQNKKLIPLGKQGINYWADQGNLGKLTVTTVAKTVVSDVTVCVNAARDGLGNRVKYFIHAYSYISDMAQDFLPDYKPMKN, encoded by the coding sequence ATGATCATCAGCCCCCCCTTCCTGCCGGCCAACGGCATGGAATCCAGCGATCCGGCCAGGATTGACCCGATGATGGATGTCGTGGACAAGCTCGAATTGCCCCATCACGGCGTCTACCCCATCGCGTTTGACCGCCGCTGGCATTGCGGTGCGCATCTGCAGCCAAGCCTCCAGAATGAGGCGGTCCGCGCCATCGCGGATGGTGAAGTCGTTGCCTATCGCGTCAGCCAGAAAGCCCTTGGAGATGGGCAAAAGAAGAACGACGGCAGCGATGCACTGAACTCGAACACCGGCTTTGTACTGCTCAAGCACACCACCGAGACAGGGGATGGCAGAACCATTACCTTTTATTCGTTGTACATGCACCTGCTGGATCTCGAAAGCACGCGCACGAACATCAAGCCGTTGCCGGCTAACCCACCGGCGGTCGGATCATCCACGGTGCTTCCGAAATGGCTTTGCTATCCGAGCGATGGCGTAAAGGTGCCGAAAAACCTGAAGGTCTACCGCAAGGACATGCTCGGATATCCCGGAGCCTGCCACGGGCAATCGCACCTTCACTTCGAGATCTTCATGACCGAAGTCGACTTCGGGGCATGGTTCGAACAGGCTGGCCACACGGTGCAGCTTGGAAATGCGGCTCCCATTACCCCAGCGTCAAAAGACTACTGGGGGCATAGCTACTTCGTCATCACAGGCCCTCAAGCGTTCGTCAGTACTCCCCATGCGGTCGGAGCAGCCGCCGAGTACTTTCCAGCGCTGCAGGCGGGCACACTGGACGCCGGCACCAAGCTGTATGTCGAAGCCTATTTTCACAAGGGCCAACGCTACACACGTTCCTGGCTGGAAAAGGTCGACACCATTACGCCGCTGACGCCTGCCCCAGAACGGGACGCCTATGCCGACTACGAGTACAAGATGTACGCGCGCGCCACCGCGCTCTATCCGTCATGCCCGAGCGACGGCTACGAGATGCTCCGGTTCGGGCGGATTTTAAGCAAAGATCTGACTCCGCCTGCTGCCCCGCCAAAGACGTGGGTGGCGGTGACCTTCGATGCGGGCAAGCAGGGCTATGTTGATATTAGCCAGAGTGCCATCCAAAAACTCTCGGATGCGGATTTTCCGTTCTTTATGGGTTGGCAGAAGCTCGACGAAGGCAATACGCCGTTCAGCCAGGACGGCCTGTGCGACCACGACGAATTGCGCAAGATTGTCGATGTGGTTGAGGATATGGAAGCGCCAGCCGAGCGGCTGCGCTCGGAGTGGGTGCAGGAAGACAAGCTGGCTGACTTTATCTCGACCCACGCCGAGGTGCGACAGAAGCTCAGAGGCTTTATTTGTCATGCCCCGAGCGAATGGGATGCCTCCGGCAATGAAGAGCGCTTCAAGCGTCTGAATGACCCGGATGGGTTCTTCGGCAAGCGCAAGGAAACCGATCCGAATGGGTACGCCAATTTTCTCAAGTTCCACACGCAACTTCAGTTTCTGGAGAAAACGCCGCTGGGCGGTGGCAAGAAATTCTGGTTCTTCCATCCGCTGGCGTTCTTGCGGCATTTTAGGAAGTGCGGATGGCTAGATATACGGGAGTTTTCGCAAGCAGTGCCCGCTGAGGGCAAAAGGACAATCAAGTTCGTCTGCGATCTATTTGCTAATGAATTGCGAGACAAACATAATCGTGTGCTGCGTCCAGCGAACTTGTATCCATCGCTGCCGAAAGCCATGAGAAAATATGGCATCAACAATGCTGAACGCGCAGCCCATTGGTTTGGACAAATCCTCCAAGAGACTGGGCTATTTTCCTGCATGCGAGAGCTAGGTGATTTCGAGTATTTCAAAAATTACTATGAAGGCCGCTGCAAGGAGAAAGTGGAGCGCATAATTGGGGGGGTGTTACAAAAACTAAGCCCTCTTGGAAATTGCAATCCTGGCGACGGTGCGAGATTTTCTGGAAAAGGAATGATTCAGTTAACTGGTGGGGATAATTACAGGAAGTACGAAGCCTATCGAGGCGGAGAGAATTTCACAATTGATCCTGCGCCGGAGACCATCATAACGAATGCTAACAATGCCTGCGATACCGGCGGATATTATTGGGCAAGCAAACAACGATACACAATGCAAAACAAAAAACTCATCCCTTTAGGGAAACAGGGAATCAACTACTGGGCCGATCAAGGCAATCTTGGGAAACTAACGGTTACAACTGTTGCCAAAACAGTGGTGAGCGATGTCACGGTGTGTGTTAATGCTGCTAGAGATGGGCTAGGTAATCGGGTGAAGTATTTCATTCACGCTTACTCATACATTTCCGATATGGCGCAAGATTTTCTTCCTGATTACAAGCCAATGAAAAATTAA
- a CDS encoding type VI secretion system Vgr family protein has translation MAEGFDELKAPGARALNELTTGRQAYFLEVPGTASAAALSVVSFEAVERMGAPYVVTIQLTHPLALDRADYLGKEATFLIAPADGSEPRKFAGCITHFSQTRQTRDFCGYEIVVEPLVARLRLTRASRIYQQQTAPQIIEAILRRHDLKGHRFVFKTRRKYPPHAFRMQYQMSDWDYIRLLMVQEGLYCYFTPGKFGEMIVFADDIDHYLYQPELRVPYRETAGLESGQETVFSLTTHARTIPESFRVADFNPDKAWERPTGEANVARKEKTTYGQSYVYGTHHLDFEGGKWEALLRHEAEFAEQLVYAGESNVLALCPARILRMDYALPDAPNGQVVTEVIHSGARDAAYRNTYRAIPSDRRFRLPLDEANWPRIAGTLSARITSPGEYKYAYLTQDGRYVVRFDLDFEEWPNGGESVPLAFAKPFAGANQTGFHFPLIDGTYVDVAFRDGNPNKPYIAHVQHNSQHTDLITNQDRWLSRNVIRTQSNNKLRFEDWEGQEGIKLSTEYGGKTQLNLGCLVDHTKKKRGEGFELRTDLKGAVRGGRGILVTAWTQQQANGQQLDMTAAMNEMRSILAQAQGLMNAASQSKAEIADLKAENGWLRDSLNDLKQAVMMLAAPNGVAVTTPDRVSVAAGRDVNVATKAGFNVSALAKIAIAAGEALSLFASRCGIKVFAAKGKVEIQAQADAMDVFAHKQVHIASASEDVVINAAKKAVIGSSGAYLVFDNHSATFHCSGAFKVKAASFTFEGPDGKDFALPTLPNSQLQLSNLYPSSH, from the coding sequence ATGGCGGAAGGATTTGACGAACTCAAGGCTCCCGGCGCCCGCGCACTCAACGAGCTGACCACCGGGCGGCAGGCTTACTTCCTCGAAGTACCCGGCACGGCCAGCGCCGCCGCGCTGTCGGTGGTGTCCTTCGAAGCGGTGGAACGGATGGGCGCCCCCTATGTCGTCACCATCCAACTCACGCACCCGCTTGCGCTCGACCGTGCCGACTACCTGGGCAAGGAAGCCACCTTCCTGATCGCTCCCGCCGATGGCAGCGAGCCGCGCAAGTTCGCGGGGTGCATCACCCACTTCAGCCAGACCCGCCAGACCCGCGATTTCTGTGGCTACGAGATCGTGGTCGAGCCGCTGGTCGCGCGGTTGCGGCTCACACGCGCCAGCCGCATCTACCAGCAGCAGACCGCTCCGCAAATCATCGAGGCGATCCTGCGCCGGCACGACCTCAAGGGCCACCGGTTCGTCTTCAAGACACGCCGCAAATACCCGCCGCACGCCTTCCGCATGCAATACCAGATGTCGGATTGGGACTATATCCGGCTGCTGATGGTGCAGGAGGGCCTGTATTGCTACTTCACCCCCGGCAAGTTCGGCGAGATGATCGTGTTCGCCGACGACATCGACCACTACCTCTACCAGCCTGAACTGCGCGTGCCATACCGCGAGACGGCAGGACTGGAGTCCGGGCAGGAAACAGTGTTCTCGCTCACGACCCATGCCAGGACCATCCCCGAGTCGTTCCGGGTCGCGGACTTCAACCCCGACAAGGCGTGGGAGCGACCCACCGGCGAGGCCAACGTCGCGCGCAAGGAGAAGACAACCTACGGCCAGTCCTACGTCTACGGCACGCACCACCTGGACTTCGAGGGGGGAAAGTGGGAGGCGCTGCTGCGCCACGAGGCGGAGTTTGCCGAACAGTTGGTCTACGCGGGCGAGAGTAATGTGCTGGCGCTGTGCCCGGCGCGCATCCTGCGCATGGACTACGCGCTGCCTGACGCGCCCAACGGACAGGTCGTCACCGAGGTCATCCACAGCGGCGCGCGCGATGCGGCCTACCGCAACACCTATCGGGCGATCCCCTCGGACCGGCGCTTCCGCCTGCCTCTGGACGAGGCCAACTGGCCGCGCATTGCCGGCACGCTCAGCGCGCGCATCACCTCGCCGGGCGAGTACAAGTATGCCTACCTCACGCAGGATGGCCGCTACGTGGTCCGCTTCGATCTGGATTTCGAGGAATGGCCCAACGGCGGAGAGAGCGTGCCGCTGGCGTTTGCCAAGCCGTTCGCGGGGGCGAACCAGACGGGCTTCCATTTCCCGCTGATCGACGGCACCTATGTGGACGTGGCCTTCCGTGACGGCAATCCGAACAAGCCGTATATCGCGCACGTACAGCACAACAGCCAGCACACGGACCTGATCACCAACCAGGACCGGTGGTTGTCGCGCAACGTGATCCGTACGCAGAGCAACAACAAGCTGCGCTTCGAGGACTGGGAGGGGCAGGAAGGAATCAAGCTGTCGACCGAATACGGTGGCAAGACCCAGCTCAACCTGGGCTGCCTGGTTGACCACACTAAGAAGAAGCGCGGCGAAGGGTTCGAACTACGCACCGACCTCAAAGGTGCGGTGCGCGGCGGTCGGGGCATTCTGGTTACGGCGTGGACACAGCAGCAGGCCAACGGCCAGCAGCTTGACATGACTGCAGCCATGAACGAAATGCGCTCGATCCTTGCTCAAGCACAGGGACTGATGAACGCGGCCAGTCAGTCGAAGGCCGAAATCGCGGACCTGAAAGCCGAGAACGGATGGTTGCGTGACAGCCTGAACGACCTCAAGCAGGCCGTCATGATGCTAGCCGCCCCAAACGGGGTGGCCGTCACCACGCCGGACCGGGTATCGGTCGCAGCCGGGCGGGATGTCAACGTCGCCACCAAGGCGGGCTTCAATGTCAGCGCCCTGGCGAAAATCGCCATTGCCGCCGGTGAAGCGCTGTCCCTGTTCGCCTCAAGGTGCGGCATCAAGGTTTTCGCCGCGAAAGGCAAGGTCGAGATCCAGGCGCAGGCCGATGCGATGGATGTGTTCGCCCACAAGCAGGTCCATATCGCCAGCGCCAGCGAGGACGTGGTGATCAATGCTGCCAAGAAGGCTGTGATAGGCAGCAGCGGTGCTTACCTCGTCTTCGACAATCACAGCGCCACCTTCCATTGCTCCGGCGCCTTCAAGGTGAAAGCCGCGTCCTTTACGTTCGAAGGTCCGGACGGGAAGGACTTTGCCTTGCCGACCCTGCCGAATAGCCAATTGCAGCTCAGCAACCTGTATCCATCATCCCACTGA
- a CDS encoding MoaD/ThiS family protein: protein MQVRIATPLFSYTGQREYVEAQGESIGALLDDLDRQFPGMRFRIVDEQGKLRPYIRVFVNRTQLMRLDAPLRETDEVHILQALAGG, encoded by the coding sequence ATGCAAGTCCGCATCGCCACGCCGTTGTTTTCCTATACCGGACAGCGCGAGTACGTGGAAGCCCAAGGAGAGAGCATCGGCGCGCTGCTGGACGACCTCGACCGGCAGTTTCCGGGTATGCGGTTTCGCATTGTCGATGAGCAGGGGAAGTTGCGGCCGTATATCCGGGTGTTCGTGAATCGGACCCAGTTAATGCGGCTGGATGCGCCGCTGCGGGAAACGGATGAGGTGCATATCCTGCAGGCGCTGGCGGGGGGCTAG
- a CDS encoding glycosyl hydrolase, which yields MMTTSPETGPITLLVATTKGAWTLTSDAGRGHWQVAGPTFLGHTIHHIVQDPREPSRMLMAARTGHLGPTVFRSADGGRNWTEAARPPAFDKAPEGESGRVVDHVFWLTPGHASEPGAWYAGTSPQGLFRSTDHGASWEPVSGFNDNPMWRNWTGGEQDGTPDGPKMHSVLVDPRDKRHLYIGMSSGGVFESTDAGANWQPLNRGSLALFLPDPNPEYGQDPHCVLQHPANPDILYQQNHCGIYRMDRREGVWKRIGEAMPAEVGDIGFPIVAHPRDARTVWVFPMDGSDVWPRVSPGGQPAAYVTHDAGETWQRQDRGLPPEQGWFTVKRQAMATDSHGPVGVYFGTTGGEIWASVDEGEHWRCIASHLPQVYAVSVARPA from the coding sequence ATGATGACGACGTCCCCCGAAACCGGCCCGATCACGCTGCTGGTCGCCACCACCAAGGGTGCGTGGACTTTGACCAGCGACGCTGGCCGCGGCCACTGGCAGGTGGCAGGTCCTACTTTCCTTGGCCACACCATCCACCACATCGTGCAGGATCCCCGCGAGCCGTCGCGGATGCTGATGGCCGCGCGTACCGGCCACCTTGGCCCGACGGTATTCCGCTCCGCGGACGGCGGGCGCAACTGGACCGAAGCCGCGCGTCCGCCCGCGTTCGACAAGGCGCCAGAAGGCGAGTCCGGCCGCGTGGTCGACCATGTGTTCTGGCTTACCCCCGGCCACGCCAGCGAACCCGGCGCCTGGTATGCCGGCACTTCGCCGCAGGGGCTGTTCCGCAGCACCGACCACGGCGCCTCGTGGGAGCCCGTGTCGGGCTTCAACGACAACCCGATGTGGCGCAACTGGACCGGCGGCGAGCAGGACGGCACGCCCGACGGCCCCAAGATGCATTCCGTGCTGGTCGACCCGCGCGACAAGCGCCATCTCTACATCGGCATGTCCAGCGGCGGCGTGTTCGAGAGCACCGACGCGGGCGCCAACTGGCAGCCGTTGAACCGCGGCAGCCTGGCCCTCTTCCTGCCCGACCCCAATCCGGAATACGGCCAGGACCCGCACTGCGTGCTGCAGCACCCGGCCAATCCCGACATCCTCTACCAGCAGAACCATTGCGGCATCTATCGCATGGACCGGCGCGAAGGCGTATGGAAGCGCATTGGCGAGGCAATGCCCGCCGAGGTGGGCGACATCGGCTTCCCGATCGTCGCGCACCCGCGGGATGCGCGCACGGTGTGGGTGTTCCCGATGGACGGCAGCGATGTCTGGCCGCGTGTCAGTCCGGGCGGCCAGCCAGCGGCCTATGTCACCCACGACGCCGGCGAAACCTGGCAGCGCCAGGACCGCGGCCTGCCGCCCGAGCAGGGCTGGTTCACGGTAAAGCGGCAGGCCATGGCCACTGACAGCCATGGGCCGGTGGGCGTGTACTTCGGCACCACCGGCGGCGAGATCTGGGCCAGTGTCGATGAGGGCGAGCACTGGCGCTGCATCGCCAGCCACCTGCCGCAGGTCTACGCCGTCAGCGTGGCGCGGCCGGCCTGA
- a CDS encoding glycosyl hydrolase, producing the protein MSRIVRFAASNRPALPAAAFAMTAQQPGYAIDHAASGVVRSAVLFLAVRAARDTTLQQT; encoded by the coding sequence ATGTCTCGCATCGTCCGCTTCGCCGCATCGAACCGCCCGGCCCTGCCGGCGGCGGCGTTCGCCATGACCGCGCAGCAACCGGGCTACGCCATTGACCACGCCGCCTCCGGCGTGGTCCGCAGCGCCGTGCTTTTCCTGGCCGTGCGGGCAGCTCGGGACACTACCCTCCAGCAGACCTGA
- a CDS encoding N-acetyltransferase: protein MVPFPSLGPMLAPTPALTRPLALRIDVELAPGEIERELDALHDRIHRPGDRLHGMPALPAGTPALRLRYREADGEYYVYVEDVIQKRLAGYTVFNRLIEVGRRADPWVRAPHTKFAPAYQRRGLAKALYRWALDGGLCLLSGARQSAGAHALWQVLGADYAGGYVDLRQKTLTWLGETVSPPEREGLHTRRLLLGRGCTLQAFMARTGMY, encoded by the coding sequence ATGGTCCCGTTTCCTTCACTGGGCCCGATGTTGGCCCCGACGCCGGCCCTGACGCGTCCGCTGGCTTTGCGCATCGACGTGGAACTCGCCCCGGGTGAGATCGAGCGCGAACTGGACGCGCTCCACGATCGCATCCACCGGCCCGGCGACCGCCTGCACGGCATGCCCGCACTACCGGCGGGCACGCCGGCGCTACGGCTACGCTACCGCGAAGCCGACGGCGAGTACTACGTGTATGTGGAAGACGTGATCCAGAAGCGTCTGGCCGGCTATACCGTGTTCAACCGCCTGATCGAGGTGGGCCGGCGCGCCGACCCATGGGTGCGCGCACCGCATACGAAGTTTGCGCCCGCTTACCAGCGCCGCGGCCTGGCCAAAGCGCTGTACCGCTGGGCGCTGGACGGGGGGCTATGCCTGCTGAGCGGCGCCCGCCAGTCGGCCGGCGCGCATGCGCTGTGGCAAGTCCTTGGCGCGGATTACGCCGGCGGCTACGTCGACCTACGGCAGAAGACGCTGACATGGCTGGGCGAGACGGTCAGCCCACCGGAGCGCGAAGGCCTGCATACGCGCCGGCTGCTGCTGGGCCGTGGCTGCACCCTGCAGGCGTTCATGGCGCGTACCGGCATGTACTGA